The following DNA comes from Serpentinimonas raichei.
CACCATCGGGCTGGTGCGCGAAGGCGACCGCATCCGCATCGACATCGCGCAGCGCCGCATCGAGCTGCTGGTGTCCGAGGATGAACTGGCGCAGCGCCGCCTGCAACAAGACGCGCTGGGCTGGAAGCCGGCCGCGCCGCGCCCGCGCAAGGTCTCGGCGGCACTCAAGGTCTATGCCAAATTCGTGCTCTCGGCCGACAAGGGCGCGGTGCGCGACCTGTCGCAGCTCGACTGATCAACCACCATGCTGATCCACCCGCAAATCGACCCGGTTGCCTTGCAACTGGGGCCGCTGTCCATCCACTGGTACGGCCTGACCTACCTGGTCGCCTTCGCGTTGTTTTTTTTGCTGGCGCTGCGCCGCCTCAAGCACCCCACCTATGCCAACTTGGGCTGGGGCCGGCGCGACATCGAAGACCTGCTGTTTTTTGGGGTGCTGGGAATCATCATCGGCGGCCGGCTCGGCTATGTGCTGTTTTACCGGCCCATGGAGTTTCTGGCCGAGCCGCTGCGCATCGTGGCGGTCTGGGAAGGGGGCCTGAGCTTTCACGGCGGCTTCATCGGCATCCTGCTGGCCATGGCTTGGTTTGCCTACCGTCGGCGCGTCAACTGGCTGCGCGTGACCGATTTCATCGCCCCCTGCATACCCATTGGGCTGGCCAGCGGGCGCATCGGCAACTTCATCAACGGCGAACTCTGGGGCCGGGTGGCCGACCCGGCGCTGCCTTGGGGCATGGTGTTTCGTGGCGCCGGTGATTTGCCGCGCCACCCCTCACAGCTCTACCAGGCTTTGCTGGAAGGGCTGCTGCTGTTCGTGCTGCTGTGGCTGTACGCACGCGGGCC
Coding sequences within:
- the lgt gene encoding prolipoprotein diacylglyceryl transferase, which codes for MLIHPQIDPVALQLGPLSIHWYGLTYLVAFALFFLLALRRLKHPTYANLGWGRRDIEDLLFFGVLGIIIGGRLGYVLFYRPMEFLAEPLRIVAVWEGGLSFHGGFIGILLAMAWFAYRRRVNWLRVTDFIAPCIPIGLASGRIGNFINGELWGRVADPALPWGMVFRGAGDLPRHPSQLYQALLEGLLLFVLLWLYARGPRRLGEVSAAFLIGYGTFRFIAEFFREPDAHLGLLGLGLSLGQWLSLPMVLAGAALWGWAHRQPRSAV